AAAAAGAGTTTGATTACGTACGTTTACATACATTGTTTTTATGATGATATAGATATGGTGGCTAACTGGTTAAATAGATTCTTACACTGAAGTGAGCAGTTCTGGTATAAACAAAGACAGGGAAACAATGGCAGCCGTCGAGGAACatgttagtttaaaaaaaataaaaaaaatcaacagcaTTGTGAAGTGAACAAATCATTTTGGCTCCGAAATGTCCAAAAGTCCCGTGTTCGTTTTAGCCTCCACAGTCTGATCATCATCGCAGCCAGGAAGTGAGAAAATATGTTGATATTTATGTGTAtctaagatgtttttttaaaaaaatgttttctttcatttaacatgattaaaaatgtgaagtaaaaaaacTCAACGATGTGGCAGAAAGAAGGTCAAGCTGCCGCGTTAATGTTCCTACTGAGGAGACAACAGAGGATACATCCTAGTGTACATCTGAGGATACATCCTAGTGTACACACCATAGTGTACACCTGAGGATACATCCGAGTGTGCATCTGAGGATACATCCTAGTACATCTGAGGATACATCCTAGTGTACATCTGAGGATACATCCAAGTGTGCATCTGAGGATACATCCTAGTACATCTGAGGATACATCCTAGTACATCTGAGGATAcgtcactttaaaataaaaggagccaaaagaggaaaaaaaacagttatttatgGAAGAGTATTCAggcaaagaaagtaaaaaataaaccagcaagaattctttaatctcagaatgtcagaactctgactttaatctcagaatgttagaattctgacttttttctctgaattctgacttcagtcttgaattctgactttaatctcagaattcatgcctttatttttttttccatgcggccctaatactcttgaaattataaaaaaaaaaaaaaatcactgcatAAATGACTGAAGTTTTCCCTTTGTTAAGGATATTTTATCATGGAAAATTGACTAAGGGAACTCCTCAGAGCCTTGAAATGCACTTAAATATATAATCTCACTAAATTTACAGAAaggatattattattactattattattattatcaacgCCTCATTTAGTGCATCCCTAATTAgactgcctttgttttgtttttacacaggaAGGAAGAGATATTTCTCAGCTGCCTATCAAGAAAGACGACACGacaacaaatactgtatatgactaAATGTCTTTGCAAGATCACAAAATACGGGCGTAGCAATATGGAATAGAAATGAGGAAGTTTTTGGTTGAGAGCTGCTTtaatattcactttaaatgaagCCGATTTGCAatcattttctcttcattttgcTGCGTCACAATTCAGGGGCTGCATCCTCTATAGTTCCTTAACATTACAGGGTGAACTACACATGAGTTATATGtgattaaaaatgcatcacatgacgtaaattacaataaaaacaataataataataatagaaaaggGCCGTTCACATACATCCAAACTCAATTTCTTTAAGAACATACATATGTTCTAGAACAAAACCatattatttacatgtctacaattttatttacactgtaaatattaacGTCATGCTGTATATAATGTGGTTATAACGTCTGTACTGCATATAccactgtatatttaaattattttacagTTGCCAATCACACGTTCACTTTTAATAGGGCCGTCGTAAAATTATCGCTATCACTTCGCAAGAGTATGAGACAATTGTATCAAAagtatgtgtttacatacaaaCGGAGGTCTTGGACCAGGCTGTTTTTGTcgcacaaaacaaccacaacatttAGCAAAACCTAGGTTATCCACATTTTAAAGATTACCGTGACCCCCCCAgtcacacacaataaaaaatcaTGGCAGAAAGCTAATTAGCTTGCAATGATAGCGACTAAAACCTAGCATGaattttaaatggtaaatgttgGCTAAAGGAGTCAAAACTTCACTTTATgctattttatgttatttaaaacatattctaTCATCTTACCTACAAAGGTTTGGGGGcaaaaaatattttgtgtgGGGAACCCAAAAAAAGTCTcctgcgacccatctgtggcACCAGAGCCAGTCTTTGGGCACTTCCGGTTTGGAGGCTAGAggtttggtgtagtggtttaGAACTCTCAACTTTGCTCAAGAAGACCTGGGTGCATGCATATTTGGGGATTttgggcaaattggacactgagAGTGGacggctgtttgtctctgtgatggacgggcgatctgtccagggtgtgactttcgccgtatgtcagctgggattggaggataaagccataGAAGACGAGTGACTTCTACAGTTTGACTTTGACGGATTAGCATTGCTAAAGGGTAACGTTTGGTGATATAACGGACAGTTGGTCGAAGCGGGAAAAAACATGAATGGAATGGGAATGCAAGACGGGAATGTGGACCGTAATAGTCTTCTCCTCCAAGGAAAATATGACTTAATGGCTGAAAATAAATCTACAACCACGCAGGAAATGTCGGTAAAAACCTCCCACAGGCAAGAGTTTTCCTTCATATGACCCAGATTTGACcttccatttccatttgttaACCATAGTTTAGATCGGGGGTGACCACATCTGTAGCCAATCAAACACTGGTGTCCCGCCCCCTTTTAACACTAAATGATTATTTGCCAATTAATCAGTAAgaggccaaaaaaaataaatactattttttgttatgtttattgtgaaatgtgagTTGTGGACGCCAAGATTTTCTAAATGTTCAGGCGAAACAAGCCATTTTGTCTgtatgtcttttcttttcttgtgtatgtttactttttttgattatttaagGGTTTTAGTTCTTAGCTTTTTTACAGCGATTATTAGCGATTAGCCATTACATTGTGTATTTGCGCTTCAACATGTGTATTCTTGAATACCATGTGAAACGACAATAAATGTTGAGTAGctctcagaagaagaagaagaagaagaaggttgGTGTTCCGTGGGTTTGAGAGTTCCCACCACATACGATACATGAAAGGAAACGGACACCGGAAGCGGAAGTGTGGcaccaaaacaggaagtgggacCCCTCGTTACTTGTGCAGTCAAAAATAAGGCCTATGTGCACTCTGGGAATGCTACTGCCACCTTTGAACCTTTGGAAATGAgggtttgtgttgctgttgttatgaACGTTATTGCTATTATTAGCTTTATCTTGTGAATCCTCTTTTTGTCGCTCTCTCGAAACTCGAAGCTCCTGAACGCACCTTTAAGAGACAGTACAGAGGACGACGCCCATGAATGTGGAGGCAGCTTTCTTCAACGtgtacttttaaataaatatgtactCATTGTTCTGCGGTTATTTTGAGTGAAATTTGCGATTGCGGTGTGATTTTGCGACATcgaggacaatatttaatccgGGTGACGGTGCGTTCCAGTTGACGTCGAAAGTTCAGAATTTCCCCGTCACAAGTCCTGACACGGGATTTCAAGATGGCTGCCCCTCCCTCGTGTTGCCGCTAAAAACTCTGCTTCCTTTTCCTGTCTCATTAGTTTCACAGTAAGTCAGTTGTACACATAGTACTTCtcaattttttaaatttgtggaCACGTTGCTGCGATGTATGtcggcgcttttccactacacagttccggCACggctctacacggtttggtatggtttGCCATTACTGTAATACCTCCcaaatgtgggcggagtcatcacagcacggctgcgtgaaacacACAAATTAGTGACTTGTAAAACGGGTtcttttcggtgtaactgaatcattagaatcagtttgaTTAGAAAAGatctgaactgaaataccaggTTGTGAATTCAGCTCACAATCGCCGAtcttcggcagtgctgtcgctaaatacaccagactctatattgaaatatgtaaatattgagattttagacatttcctttgctaaatgttgggaGATTAACGGATGTTGCCAGGGTTTTTAAGTCttcttaactgatctacagtttggtttgattcttgtgtcggacgtcgcagctcatgactcttccagtgacgacactctctgaccaatcagtggtcggcagtctgtcgacgtcagaTTTTAAGTATCACTGAACGGAAAAGTAAAAGAAACCGCGCTATGTCCTCGCCGAGCCGTGTAGTGGGAAAAGCAGCATATGGAATGGAACGCACAATGAGGTTAAGGGACTTTTAACAGAGTTTACTTTCTCAAAGCTAATCGTCACAGGAGCTACTTATATCTTCAGTATCACTTCAGAATTAGACAAATACAAAGGTCTTAACTAGCAGCAGTGAACTCAAactaaagaggaaacaaagactCTCTTCTCCTCATCCCCGACAGAAGCTGCAGCGAGCGGAcgttatttttttctctcctttttcctgttcaacattttctcatttgctcctttttgtgtttgtttgtttgtttgttccccCCAGTCATTTGCACTTcagataaaaacatgtttgtacattAGGAGCCAGCACAGATTTGCTAGTGAAACAAATATAGCatacacagattttttttttcttagatcAGCCTCATTTAAGGATTTCATTGAAAATAtataaagtgttaaaaaatggtagaagctgtgtgttgtgtgtaaacTGATGATATCGAAACAGAATTTATATAAAACTCCacatttttatggttttaaaaattggaatatatatatatacatatctctatatctatatataaaatatgtctTTGGATTTACCTTGGATTTACCTGGCTCAAGCCTCTTAGTACAGGCACTTGCGGCTTTATACTTCATTATTATGACAAAACTATTATAGTGTATGTTCACTAGAAACTGAcagaacagctttttttttttttaaaaaaaaacaaaacattacagcCTGGATGGAgtaaatatgatataaaacaaaatgtgtgaaaataacagacagagtaaagaatgaggaggaggagaaagaattTTAGAAAAAGAAGCACTGATGCAGGCAAACGTGAAGTGCctcggcggcggcggcgggggCGGAGACTCTACTCGGCCAGGTACAGGGCGACgtcgtgaggaggaggagcagcaaaaATGCCGTTGAGTTCAGCTGAGAGTCTTTCATCctgctgaggagaggagaggagatacAACAGTGACAGGAAATTACATCTTCCTTCCTTTATCCTTACACAGTGACACGATAGTGATATGACAGGAAAACGCgagttataaataataataataaaaaaatgttttcccccaTTCATAAtgtcacaaataataataaaaaagctaaATTATTGATAAGGAATCAGGTTTGTGATGAATAAAATCAAAGTTTCTTATGAATTTAGTACAGGgattattggcagatattgaaaaAGCATACATTTGTCTTAAAATGAAGCATTTTTGATTTCTGTAGACGTAGAAGAAGCCGTTAAGAAGTCATCTTCACGGTGTTTTCTACAGCAGCCACTCTTATTTTGGGGATGGAAATcatcaataaaatcattttattttaaaaaaaaataattgtcttTTAATGGGGAAATGTTGGAGaaccaaaactcaaaagatgtttaaacATTTGTCCATTgagggctactgtaaaaacaatggcagtccaaaatggcagccttcAATAGAACTGACTCAACCAtgacatcaataaaaaaaaagtctaattctggggtttattattattgttacggatgcacaatattttttttactaataataaatgaataaataaatgaaataatatgtcacagcagacatttcttTCATTGTGCAAATTAATAATTGAGGACGGCACAAGCACAGAAGTCAAGGAGATAAAGCCAATATCGAgctgataatattgtgcattcCAAATGATTTTATcatcaatttctgccaaatgaaaactATTTTACTTAAactgtacaccctggacatttaagattgaactttttggctCAACAGCGAACGTTGAAAAGGCACCTGACACTTGTTTGTGCGCAGCAAATGACCTTAATCAATAAAGAGacgtgtttaaaatgttaaacgTTTGATAAATATAAAGCAAGTTAACAACTTCCAATATATACTGTAGCTATGGAAGAAACTTACACTGCGATATCATCATTAAAATTCTATTTACCTGCATTTGCCGGAGGTTTTCCTGGTAATGGTGAATGTTAAGTGCACGCTCTGAGGCCGACACGATGTTGCCGTTCTCCTGGTTGACGGCGGACACGCCCGCCACCGGCTCACCTCGGCCCCACGGCAGGCAGCGGGAGCCTTGCAGGGGACTCTGGCCCAGCAACGCGTCTGTCTCCCGCAGCACGGTGGACCCGGTGAGGCCCAGCATGCCGTCCAGTGCCGCCGGGCTGGAGGAAAAGTGGTGGCTGAAAATGCAGCCCCTGTGCGAAGCTGCCTGGCCACACGTCagctccccctgctggccaTGTTTCACTCGGGTGACGCTGCTCTGCCAGAGGCTGGCGTGCGGGAATGTTTGGCTCTCTGCCGTTTGTCCGTTACACGCCGGCATCGGAGCATGTCCGTTGTGCGTGACGCCAGTGTGCGgcagcttctgctgctgctgactctgtGGCCACTGCTGAACCTTGTGCGTGTCGAAGGCGGGGCTTCCTTGCAGGTGAGGTGCGGAATAGTGCACGGGAATATTTGGCGGCGGGGAGGATTTTAAGTCTTTGCAAGGAATGAGGGGAGGTAAAATGTCCATGACGCCAGGTGCTACATTGATTGCCGTTTTCACAGAGCTCGGCAGCATCGGTCCATTTGCTGCCATTGCAGGAGCCTGTAAACTGTTCTGCGCGGGCACAGTAATCCCCGGAGGATGCTCCGTGTGGCCGAAGGACGCCTGCCCGAGGGACTGAAAAGGAGCCAGAGGATCCACCCCTGAGACATTAGGGACAATAAGCTCTGGGATTTCTATCGACGGGCTGAAAATGTCCTGGAGCTGCAGCTCCTGAGGAGGCGGCAGTTTGGCGTCAGACTGAGCGAGAAGGTGACCTTGGTGCGAGAGCTTCTGGCCGCCGTTGAAGATCACAGCGGCCTCCATGATGGCGGTGTCCTGCTGGTGAGCGTAGAGGCCGTTCTTTGGCGAGAACGTGTGATTGGggctcagcttcttaaacatcTGTTCCTCGGAGAAATGAGCCGCAACGTGGCTGAAGGCGCCGTGATGATTGTTGCTCCCTGGCGTCAGGCCATTGGTGGGTCTGGGGTTCTCCTGGAACAAGATGTCATCGATGTAGTCGAATATGTCTGTGGTGAGGATGCTGTCCAGGTCGGACTTGATGCTGTTCTGCTGATCGCCCTCCTGACCCAACCTCTTGAGAGCGTTCTCCCACTCCACCAGCTCTTCGTCGCTGACCTCCAGGTTCTGCAGCGTCGCGGGGAGGTCGCCATTCTGGGCAATCTTCTCCAGGTTGTCGATGACGGCCATCACAGACTGCTTGGACTCCTCCTTCACGATGGCACTGTTAACCGCGCTGCTCATGGCCCCAGCGTCCTGCCACGTGTCGCTGGGTATGCTGACCAGGGCGTGGCTCTCCATGAACACCTGGTCCACAGGTGAGGGCGACGCGGCAGCCTGCGTGTAGGCCGACTCGTCCTGTCTCAGGAAGCAGTCCAGCAGAGAGTGGGGGGGCACGTCTTTGCCCATGTCGCAGTCGAATTTCTTGTTGAACTGATACAGCGAGACGTCCACAGTGGCAGTGGTGGTGTAGAGGACGGCTTCCCCTGTGGTGATGGCAAAGGCCGGCTCCACCTGCCTCCGGTGCAGATATTCCTCACCCTCCGCATTGCTGGGAGAGACCAAAGAAGTCACATTAGAGATATTAACAACTACTTTAGCATAGCTAATTAATAGCATGTCAAGCTCCGCCCTGAGTGTAAATTTGAGTGTAAAAGCcagtctgtgtttctcaaactcTCTATACGGAGACCGAATCACATCATACAGTCAATTTTGAGCAAAGGGCAAATTTGCCTACCAAATCATTGGGGAATGTGCTTGGTGTCTTTAATCatacgtgtgtatatacatatgtacatatatatatgtatatatatatacatatatatgtatatatgtatatatatgtatatacatacgtatatatatttacatatactgtatatacacacacatatatttatatatataaatatatatatatttataaatataaatatacatacatacatatgtatatatacatatgtatgtatacacttTAATATATACAGTCTTTGGAGGGAAAGTAGCGCTGAAACTAGTACTCGATTATTGATTGAACtgctttgacaaaaatgttattttttcacaggctttctgatttttcagcttcttaaatgtgaatattttctggtttccttgctccacataaacaaagaaatcattcaaactgaatcattttggtctgtggacaaatAGGACATTACATTTAACTGGGCGgatcaatcgattatgaaaataaccgcTAGTTGCAGCGctaacactgacaaacacacagacagaaaactcTTTCATTTATCTACACATATCTACATGTTTAATCACAATAAAGACActaaaaaacaagcaataaagCACTTACGATAAAGCTCTCTGGTTTGCGATGATAAACTCAGGTCTCCCTCCTTTGTAGATCAGCCTGGCGTTGGACTTCACCCACACCCACTCGTTGGTCTTACTCAGGAGCCGGAAAACACACAGTCCAGTCTCTCCTGTTTTAATcactgcaataaaaataaaccacacaaacacacaatgagaGACTGTGGGAGATCAGCAGTAAATACTGGTTACGACATCACTGAACGTcgttatttgtgtatttatttcatcctctcctgttgttgtttattgtttgttcttgtaACCACAAATGActagaaatgacagaaatgatcATATATTGTCCCATACAAATGTTTGTAtgagtatgttttattttgtatgtattgctgctatgtttaaacaatttaatttccccttggggatgaataaagcatttcttttctattctattccatttGTATCCAGATTAATTGTACTGTTTTGATGTTGGTCTACCTGTCGAGTGACAATTTCCCGATAAAACAAAACCGCGTTCATGTGTTTAAATTCAAACCTACTGCGCATGTGTTTGTCGGCACAGTACATCATGTCCGCTGCATGAATGAACTGGTAGCCGGAGCCTTTCATACAGATTTCCAGCTCCGAGTAGCCCAGGACGACCTTGCCCCTGTAGAGAGACaagcaaagacaaaaagacagcaCATGAAGTTAGTTTTACTGCAATAATATAGGAGTACATAAAGCAAAAGTGGTGAAAGGAGGAGACTGAGGCACCTGCTGTCAATGCCTGTGGGTGTGAAGTCCAGcttgtgtttggtttgaaagAGGAGCATCTTTGCTCTGATCTCCACAATCGCCGGAGGTTGGACGGGTATCGCAATGGTGAACAGCGCCAGCTGAGGCTTGTTGCAGACCTGGTTGTCCCTCAAGACACTCTGGCCGTGGAGGTACTTCAGTCGTCCCTGGAATTTCAATGCCTGGATTGGGGGGGATAGATAGAACGTGAGGTAAGTAATCAAAACAGTACAACGGGGCTACAAATTGACAACTTAAATATCGCCGTATTGACCAGAAAGCCGGAAGAGTTGTCCAGGAGGCAGCGGAAGCGACAGACGAAGGTGCGCTCCAGGAACGAGGAGTTTTCCGGGGGGAGCTGCTCGGGGCTGTACATCACTGTGTTAGCAGCGCTCAGGACTGAgaccaaagacaaaaaaaaaaagtcaaaatgacgCCTGTGCATGATGAAAGTCACGTTTTAAATTTCAAACTCACCGTTTCCACCCACACAGGCTGGCGGGGGCTTCATGGCGAAGTGCAGCTGCTCTCTGAACAAGTCCCGGTCGTCGGTGTGGATGAGATCATACACACTCTGGTGAACAACATCTGACTGTTGGCAGGAGAGGGGACAACAAGACATCAGCCACAATGCGAGGAGCTCACAAACACTAAGCGGTTCTCAAAGTATGGGGCTGTGGGACCAAAAAAATGTGCATACTTTTCCCAACCCAAGTTAAAACCAAGGTTCTAGCTAGTGCATTTTAGCGTAACTGCCCAGAAGAAGTCAGAGAACTTCCTGACAAAAATCACGcgcaaaaacattacaaaatgaaGTCACAAAggatatttgtatttttcaagagaaaaataacaactagagagatgcaggctcccccttgtggatCTCACtgggactgtatgttggtgaaaTATTCATGATTTTAGCCTGATTATCCCAGTAATGGCAATTTACCACAGTCAACTGTACATACATATTGTGTAATCTGTAATATGTGATGTTATATAAAAGCACTtagagaaacagaagaagaagcagcagctcacCTGATGGAAGCCCAGGTAATCCTTGATTGTGGACGAGGCATAAAACACCAAACCATCTGACGTGACCACAATCACAAACCCGTTCAATGCCTGCACGGGGGAAAcatacagtcagtcagttagttagtgagttagcaaacacacacatctcatgAAATTATATAATTACAATTAATAATTGTATTACAATATGCCAGTATTGTCAGTTTATTGCTCacgcattttttaaaatttatttaaatatttaatttattcatgtttttgcttATAGATTTATATATGCAGGCACATAGTCTTTACGTTATTCTTCATGTTAGTCTTTATAGGGATTATTGtatggttgtgtgtgtctgttctggGAGAGTTTTAGTAGTTTGTAGATGTGGTTTGCAGTCGCCtttgtattgtctttttttccccagaagaAAATAGAGGAACAATGACTTTGGAATGTGTTGTCGAGCTGTAACGTCCACTATGTACACTGAGAAATGAATTTATCTAAAACGTTATTTAGGGTTTACAGTAtgttaaaattatattttatattatattttgtctATAAGGGCACAAAATTGATCAGTAAAAGCAACTTTTAACGACATTTTACAGTCTGTGTGGATGAGTTTTAAGTGCaagcaacaaacaaattaaatatgtataattCTGTATTAAAAAAGATGTCAGTTTTGGGATGACAGTCGGTGAGTCACATGGCCCAGCTGCAGCTCCTCAAAGAGCCCTTTGTGTGACACAATCAGTGCCCGTTGTGATCATTGCGCAGAGCAAGGTGTGAAAACATACGTGACAGGTGAGCGCAAATAAACAAGGCACATGACGGCGTTTGACAAGCAGAGGTTTTGTTAAAAGCCACCGAGCATGGCCGGGGCTTTGGCACCCGGCACCAAGACGAGCAGTGTCACCTGTCATAACTTCCTCCTCCGTGGATAGACCTGGATTACCTGTATACAACATGACTAACGCGCAAATAAACAAAGTTTGAGTGTGCATTTGTGCACCTGCCGGGCCTCGGGGGCAGGGGAGTGACGAATTACACCGTGAGAGGAAAGTAACCTCCGACTGTTTCAGGGTGGTTTAAAGGTGGCTTTTTTTGGTTCTACAAAGGGAGTTTTTTGCCGAGCATTTTACATACattcaaaaatcacattttagttttCCCGTCTCGTacctggaggaggaggtccCCCTCAGAGAAGCTTGTGGCGTCCGCGCTGTTTCCGTTCTGTCCATTCTGTCCGTTTAGCCCTTTCAGTGCGGGGAACAACGAAGCGTTGCCGCTCTTCGTGGTCGCTGTAAACgaggtgacaaaaaaaaaggcaaagaggatatcagtataatttctcgatgcttgtataaatgacagtGTGGCAAAATAAACATATCATA
Above is a window of Solea senegalensis isolate Sse05_10M linkage group LG2, IFAPA_SoseM_1, whole genome shotgun sequence DNA encoding:
- the LOC122785012 gene encoding aryl hydrocarbon receptor-like; protein product: MSESMSVDLSDTMLGNSGGYATKKRKKPVLKQKKISEGNGVVKSNPSKRHRDRLNGELDRLTELLPFSEDVRSRLDKLSVLRLSVGYLRVKSYFKATTKSGNASLFPALKGLNGQNGQNGNSADATSFSEGDLLLQALNGFVIVVTSDGLVFYASSTIKDYLGFHQSDVVHQSVYDLIHTDDRDLFREQLHFAMKPPPACVGGNVLSAANTVMYSPEQLPPENSSFLERTFVCRFRCLLDNSSGFLALKFQGRLKYLHGQSVLRDNQVCNKPQLALFTIAIPVQPPAIVEIRAKMLLFQTKHKLDFTPTGIDSRGKVVLGYSELEICMKGSGYQFIHAADMMYCADKHMRMIKTGETGLCVFRLLSKTNEWVWVKSNARLIYKGGRPEFIIANQRALSNAEGEEYLHRRQVEPAFAITTGEAVLYTTTATVDVSLYQFNKKFDCDMGKDVPPHSLLDCFLRQDESAYTQAAASPSPVDQVFMESHALVSIPSDTWQDAGAMSSAVNSAIVKEESKQSVMAVIDNLEKIAQNGDLPATLQNLEVSDEELVEWENALKRLGQEGDQQNSIKSDLDSILTTDIFDYIDDILFQENPRPTNGLTPGSNNHHGAFSHVAAHFSEEQMFKKLSPNHTFSPKNGLYAHQQDTAIMEAAVIFNGGQKLSHQGHLLAQSDAKLPPPQELQLQDIFSPSIEIPELIVPNVSGVDPLAPFQSLGQASFGHTEHPPGITVPAQNSLQAPAMAANGPMLPSSVKTAINVAPGVMDILPPLIPCKDLKSSPPPNIPVHYSAPHLQGSPAFDTHKVQQWPQSQQQQKLPHTGVTHNGHAPMPACNGQTAESQTFPHASLWQSSVTRVKHGQQGELTCGQAASHRGCIFSHHFSSSPAALDGMLGLTGSTVLRETDALLGQSPLQGSRCLPWGRGEPVAGVSAVNQENGNIVSASERALNIHHYQENLRQMQQDERLSAELNGIFAAPPPHDVALYLAE